A single region of the Undibacterium sp. 5I1 genome encodes:
- the yjjJ gene encoding type II toxin-antitoxin system HipA family toxin YjjJ — MKISQSVIELLRTWHRQQSGELLTRLGVSRPSLMRAITELGDQVVSRGRARRTTYAARRGVRGAMAPLMLYSVDTKGKTHEVGQLEPVYPTGCAMDFTVPFPWPLDDEMKDGWFRGLPYPLADMRPQGFLGRNFAHQYASILQVDDDVTRWSEDDVLHVLSTVGFDQPGNYILGEPALRRFYDEQQKSAKFLDDDNIINAFPELAQQALNFGVVGSSAAGEFPKFTARRMGKEPRHVIVKFSGSDNSPQEQRWSDLLVCEHLALSAIADTLKVPAANSRIYQFGGRTFYEVDRFDRHGEVGRSGVCSWHEINFALFGKTGSWSEGANDLFENNDISEDTQHQIKLLEHFGRLIANTDMHDGNLGFRPHLILAPAYDMLPMFYAPQRGVELVDRKFMPLLPAPRDRPTWIKAAEAATVFWYRAAGDQRISDHFRMISAANAKQIDLLIRSQRD; from the coding sequence ATGAAAATATCTCAATCAGTCATCGAACTTCTTCGTACCTGGCACCGCCAACAATCGGGCGAATTGTTGACGCGACTAGGTGTGAGCCGGCCATCTTTGATGCGGGCAATTACTGAATTGGGCGATCAAGTCGTTTCTCGTGGACGTGCTCGCCGAACGACTTACGCAGCGCGGCGAGGAGTTCGCGGTGCTATGGCTCCGCTGATGCTGTATTCCGTCGATACCAAAGGAAAAACGCATGAAGTAGGTCAACTTGAGCCTGTCTATCCGACAGGTTGCGCAATGGACTTTACTGTACCATTTCCATGGCCACTCGATGACGAAATGAAAGACGGTTGGTTTCGGGGACTGCCTTATCCATTGGCAGATATGCGGCCACAAGGATTTTTAGGTCGTAATTTTGCGCATCAGTATGCATCTATTCTGCAGGTCGATGACGATGTTACCCGCTGGAGTGAAGATGATGTGTTGCACGTGTTGAGCACAGTTGGCTTCGATCAACCAGGCAATTACATCTTGGGTGAGCCGGCTTTGCGTCGGTTCTATGATGAACAGCAAAAGTCTGCGAAGTTTCTCGATGATGACAACATCATCAATGCATTTCCAGAATTAGCTCAACAGGCGCTTAACTTTGGCGTTGTAGGATCATCAGCTGCGGGAGAATTTCCAAAGTTTACTGCCCGGCGTATGGGAAAAGAACCCCGGCATGTCATTGTAAAATTCTCAGGATCAGATAATTCGCCACAAGAACAGCGATGGTCAGATTTACTTGTGTGCGAGCACCTTGCGCTGAGTGCGATTGCTGACACTCTGAAAGTTCCGGCGGCGAATAGTCGTATTTATCAATTTGGCGGTCGGACATTCTATGAAGTTGATCGATTCGATCGACACGGGGAAGTCGGACGTTCTGGAGTGTGTAGCTGGCATGAAATCAATTTTGCTCTTTTCGGGAAGACCGGATCATGGTCTGAAGGTGCGAATGATTTGTTCGAAAATAACGATATCTCAGAAGACACCCAACATCAGATAAAACTCTTAGAGCACTTCGGTCGTTTAATCGCCAATACCGATATGCATGACGGCAACCTGGGATTTCGGCCCCATCTTATTCTAGCGCCAGCTTACGATATGCTACCGATGTTCTATGCACCGCAGCGCGGAGTTGAATTGGTTGACCGAAAATTTATGCCTCTGTTACCTGCCCCAAGAGATCGGCCAACATGGATAAAAGCAGCGGAAGCAGCTACAGTATTTTGGTACCGTGCAGCAGGTGATCAACGGATCAGCGATCACTTTCGTATGATTTCAGCAGCTAACGCAAAACAAATCGATCTTTTGATTAGGTCACAACGCGATTAA
- a CDS encoding NAD(P)-dependent oxidoreductase produces the protein MTKRVIVTGGSGLAGKWVIEELVHHGYEVLNLDRVPMEKATVRTLIADLTDAGQVFNALASSTTAHEFDDDLEPKTIDAIVHFAAIPRVFLTTDNEVFRINVIATYNVLDAASKLGIKKVIIASSETTYGVVFAHRHRDPEYFPLDEQYPVDPTDSYAMSKVINEITAKAFHTRNGSDIYCFRIGNVIDPIDYEKFPAYFKDPGLRKRIAWSYIDGRDLAIACRLGIEKDGLGWEVMNVAADDVSSDLPTAVNSH, from the coding sequence ATGACTAAGAGAGTAATTGTCACAGGGGGAAGCGGCCTGGCAGGCAAATGGGTCATTGAAGAACTGGTTCATCATGGCTACGAAGTACTCAACCTCGACCGCGTACCGATGGAGAAAGCTACCGTAAGGACGCTAATCGCGGATTTGACTGATGCGGGCCAAGTGTTCAACGCGCTGGCGTCTAGCACGACCGCACACGAGTTCGATGACGACCTAGAACCGAAAACGATCGATGCCATCGTACATTTCGCCGCCATTCCCCGTGTCTTCCTCACTACTGATAACGAGGTTTTTCGCATTAATGTGATAGCGACTTACAACGTGCTGGATGCGGCGTCGAAGCTTGGTATCAAGAAGGTGATCATCGCCTCTAGCGAAACGACATACGGCGTAGTCTTTGCACATCGGCACCGCGATCCAGAATACTTTCCGCTCGACGAACAATATCCCGTCGACCCAACGGACAGTTATGCCATGTCGAAGGTCATCAATGAGATCACCGCGAAAGCATTCCATACGCGCAACGGATCGGATATTTATTGCTTTCGCATCGGCAACGTTATCGATCCTATTGACTACGAAAAATTTCCTGCTTATTTCAAGGATCCAGGGCTCCGTAAGCGTATTGCTTGGAGCTATATCGATGGAAGAGATTTGGCGATCGCCTGCCGTCTGGGAATCGAAAAAGATGGGCTGGGATGGGAAGTGATGAATGTGGCTGCCGACGACGTTTCCTCAGACTTAC